The genomic stretch CAGGCTCTTCTCGAGGCAGGCTTTCGCCTCGGTTACGAGGATTTGAAGTCGAAGCTGCAGCTGGCGATTGCTGCCGAACAACAGCTCAATCAGGAGATCAACGCCATCTTCGCCCAATCTCTCGAACTCGACAAGATGGCCGGTGGCTTCAAGCGCCTCACCGAGGAAATCAGCGCCAAGCAGCTCGCCCAGACCGACCTGCTTCGCAAGATTTCCAGAGAAGAGGTGAACGCCGACGTCCCGACCGATACCCTTCGTATCGTCGACGCGGCTTATCTGACCGGAAAGAACACGTCTCGGCTGTTGCTCATGATCGCTGGCGGTATCTTCCTCTTCGGAGGATGCCTCGTCGCAGTCCCTCTCGGCCTCTATGCGATCACCGATCGAGTGACGGGCAGCATGGACTTCGAAAACGAGTTCAAGCTGGGACTCTTGGGCGTCGTGCCTCGGCTCGGCTCCACTCCCGAGGCGGATCGCCCGCACATCGTGCGGGACAATGTGGATCTCGAGCACGTCGAGTCGTTTCTCTCGCTCGCCGCGCAGATGGACATCTCGTCGGACGTCGCCTATCCCAAGCGAGTCCTTGTTACGAGCACGGTGCCCGGTGAAGGCAAGTCGATGATCGCGAGCAACCTTGCCTCGACGTTCACTCGTTATGGGCGGAAGACCGTCCTCGTCGATTTCGACTTTCGTCGTCCGGTGCAACAGGAGATTCACGACGTCCAAGACGATCGCGGATTTCTCACTTGGGCTGCGGCGGATTGCCCGATGGGGGCAGACCTTCTCGATCCCGCGGGACCTCTCGGACTCGTGGTCCTCCCGGACGGAACGTCGTTGATTCCGACCGGTGGAGTGCACGTGCAGCCGGGACGCTTCCTCGTGGCCAAGGCCACGATCCAGTTGCTCGAGCGGCTGTCGTCGGAGTTCGACGTCGTCGTCGTGGACTCGCCGCCGGCCGGACTCTTTCAAGACGCGCTCATCCTTGCTCGCTATTGTCAGGAGACGGTTCTCGTCGTTCGCGAAGGGCGACCGCACATCGCGCAGATTCGTAAGGTGCTCGCCGACTTGGCGCACATGCCGACGCGCATGGCGGGTTTCGTTCTCAACGGTTTCTCTCCACGGACTACGCATCCGTCGGTCGCCTACCGTTACGCTTCGTACGGCAAGTACGCTTACGGATACAATGGCCGTTACCGTCAAAAAAGCGACCGCAAGGAAGCCGCGCTTGCCGGCGAACCCGGTTCGCACGGCAAGAGCTGAAACATCGAAGGCGCTTCATCCCGCCCTCGTCCGATTCGAGACGGAACGCGAGTTCCGTCTCTTTCTTTTTTGGTCGGGGGCAAGGGTTCTCGTGCAGCGGTGCCTCGTGTGCGCGTCGAGCTCCGCAAAGGATTCGCCTTGGCAAGGGGGGTGCGGCTGCCTCTGCCTTGCATCATGAAGAAATCGAAAAAGTCGATCGCCCCGAGCGTCAACAGAGGTCCGGTCTCGCGTTTCATCGAGAACAATTACCGGCACTTCAACTCGGCTGCGTTGGTCGATGCCGCGAAAGGCTACGAAGCGCACCTCGACAAGGGCGGCAAGATGCTCGTGACCCTCGCCGGTGCCATGTCCACCGCCGAGCTCGGCATCAGCCTCGCCGAGATGATTCGACGCGACAAGGTGCACGGAATCGTGTGCACCGGTGCGAATCTCGAGGAAGACGTCTTCAATCTCGTGGCTCACGACTTTTACGAGCGCGTGCCGCATTACCGCGATCTGACGCCAGCCGACGAGGAGGCACTCCTAGCGCGGCATATGAACCGTGTGACCGACACGTGTATTCCGGAAATGGAAGCCATGCGTCGTATCGAGGCTGTCGTGCTCGATGAATGGGTGAAGGCGGACCGAGCCGGCGAACGTTGGTTTCCTCACGAGTTCATGTACAAGATTCTTCGTGGCGGGAAGCTGAGGCGATCTTATCAAATCGACCCCAAGAACTCGTGGATGCTGGCCGCCGCCGAGAAGAACCTGCCGATGTGGGTACCGGGCTGGGAAGATGCGACGCTCGGCAACATGTACGCCGGACATTGTATTAGTGGCGACGTGAAGAACGTCCATACCGTCCGGACCGGGATCGAGTACATGACGACTCTGGCCGAATGGTACACGGCCAACGCGCGTCTGCTCAATACACGGAAGAAGGACGGCATCGGCTCGATCGGCTTTTTCCAGATCGGAGGTGGTATCGCCGGTGATTTCCCGATCTGCGTGGTACCGATGCTCCATCAGGACCTTCAGCGTACCAATGTTCCCTTGTGGGGATACTTCTGTCAGATCAGCGACTCGACCACCAGCTACGGCAGCTATTCCGGTGCGGTGCCCAACGAGAAGATCACGTGGGGAAAACTCGGTGTGAACACGCCCAAGTTCGTGGTCGAATCGGACGCCACGATCGTCGCTCCCTTGATCTTCGCATGGTTGCTCGGCCTGTGAGTGTTTCGCGTCGCGGTCGCATCCCGAGCATCCGGCACGCTGGTCTGCGTTGCTGCAAAGTCGCGTGATTTGGTTCTACCGCCTCGTCTTCGTCCCAGTGCTGCTGGTTATGCTGCCGGCGGTTCTTCACCGAATGATTCGGCGAGGCGGGTTGTGGAAGAACCTGACGCAACGCTTCGGATGCGGCCCCGTTCTGGGTCCCCCTCCCGAAGGCGCGAAACGGATCTGGATCCATGCGGTCAGCGTCGGCGAGGTTCTGGCGGTCGGACCTCTGCTGGAAGCGCTCTCTCGTCAGTCGGCGATCGAGTTACACCTCACCACGACGACCACCACCGGTTATGCGGTCGGTCTGCAGCGATATGCGAAGCTCGGTGTCGGGATGGGGTACTTCCCTCTCGATTTTTGGCCTTTTTCGGTGCGCGCTTGGAAACGAATACGCCCGGACTTGATGGTTCTCACCGAATCGGAGCTCTGGCCGGAACACCTGCGGCAGGCGCGCATCCGCGGGGTTCCCGTGGTCTTGGTCAACGCGAGGATCTCGGATAGGTCGCTGCGGCGCTTGCGAAAGATTCGATGGCTCGTGCGCGCGTTGATCCCGCCCTTCCGTGCCATCACGGCGGCGTCCGAAATCGATGCCGCGCGTTTGCGCGAGATCGGACTTCCGAGCGAATCGATCGAAGCGGTGGGCAATCTCAAGCTCGATGTAGCAGTCGCTCCCCCGGTCGATGCATGCGCGACCGCCTCGCTGAGGGAAGAACTGGGGGTGCCGGATGGCCTCCTGCTGATGGGGTCGTCGACTTGGCCGGGCGAAGAGGTGGCACTCGTCCGGGCGCTCCGTCGGATTCGTACCGACGGCGTGAATTGTCGGCTCTTGATCGTGCCGCGTCATGCCGAACGCAGGCAGGAGATCCGGGAGGTCTTGGGTGCTGCGGGTGTTCGCTTCCACATGCGTACCGCCGGGACCGCGCCGGAATCCGTCGACGTCTGCGTAGCCGACACCACCGGCGAGATGGTGCGGTTGTTGCCGCTTGCCGACCTTGTCTTCGTGGGGCGGAGCCTTCCACCGAACGAGGGCGGACAAACACCCGTCGAGTCCGCGGCGTTGGGCCGGCCGATCCTCTTCGGACCGCGTATGACCAATTTCCGGGCCATCGCCGAGGGGCTCGTAGCGACGGGCGCGGCGAGGCTCGTGGAGGATGCTGACGACTTGGCTGAAGCGGCCTCGTCGTTGATGCGAAATGCCGAGACTCGGGACCGCATGGCTCTAGCAGGTCTCTCTTGGCATCGCGCCAACAAGGGAGCGCTCGACCGTGTGGTACGTATTCTCATGCGCGAAATGGGGAGACCCTGAGGTGGCGATTGCACGCGACCCTCCGAGCACTGTCGTGAATTCGGACCGCCGCGAGAGTAAGTCGTCTTGACGCTGAACGCGCGTTCAGTAGGTTGGCTCCGTGTTCGAGCTGACGCCGCGCCAAAAAGAGATCTTGGAATTTGTTCGGCACCATCATGCCAGTGAGGGGTTTTGGCCGAGTATCCGGGACGTTCAGAGGCACTTCCAGTTCAAGAGCACCAATGCGGTCATCGGGCATCTGCGAGCGTTGGAGCGGAAAGGTGCGATCGAGCGCGCTCCGGGTCAGGCGCGAGCGTTCCGCACAGCGGGTATAGATGCTACTAACCGGGTCGCTGGCGCGGAAGATGTGATCGATGTTCCCGTATTCGGCTCCATCGCGGCGGGCTTTCCCGACGGAGTGGAGTCCGGCGACGCCGTCGATCGCCTTCAGGTGAACGTCGGCGTGCTGGATCGAAAGCGGCTTCCGGACACCTTTGCGTTGCGTGTACGTGGCGAGAGTATGCTGGATGCAGGAATCAACGACGGCGACACCGTGGTGGTCGAGCGTCGTACACCCAAGGAGGGCGAAATCGTGGTGGCTCTGATCGACGGCCAAAGCACCCTCAAGCGATTGACGACCTCACCAGATGGATTGCCTGTCCTGCGCTCCGAAAACCGGGCCTTTCCGAGCCTCTATCCGTTGCGGGAGCTGATCGTGCAGGGTGTCGCGACGGCGCTTGTTCGAAGGCTTTGATGTCGCCGGCTCGTGTGGCGTTGGGGTTGCGCGAACGAGTTGGCGCGCAGATCGTGCCTAGTCGTCGGCACCCGTTGCCCGTGGAGAGCGCCCACTTGACACCGCATGGGGATTGGAGCTTTCTTGAAGTTCCTTATGGCTGACAAGTCGCAGAAGTGGCCGGAGAACGTGACCGGCAAGTTTTACGTCGATAACCAGTGCATCGATTGCGATCTTTGCCGAGAAACCGCTCCTGATTTCTTTTCGCGGAACGAGGATGGCGGATACAGTTTCGTCTCCAAACAGCCTTTGACCGACGACGACGCCAACTTGTGCATGGAGGCGCTGGAAGGGTGTCCCGTGGAGGCTATCGGTAACGACGGCGACGAATAGGATTCGCCTCGTCGCAGATTTCGGGACGACCGTAGGGGTCGTCCCTTTTTTTGTGCTCTTCAGTGACCGTGACGCTGGTTCGACGGGCGAACGAGGGAACGGCGCGCGGTCATCGAAAGCGTCGCCAGAACGTCGGCCAGAAGAGCACGAGGACCGCGTAGAGTTCCAGGCGGCCCATGATCATCAGTAGCGCGAGGAAGACCTTGGTGTAGTCGTGGAGTGCTCCATAGTTTGCGGTGGGCCCGAGTTCACCAAAGCCGGGGCCGATGTTGAAGAGTGAGGCGAAGACGGCGCCGACGGTACCTTCAAGGCTCAAGTTTGGTTCAAACAGGGCCGCCAGTGGGATGGCGCACATGCAGAGCACGCCGACCAGCACCAAGAACATGACGACCTCGGACAAGTTGTCCTGCTCGATCGGTCGACCGTTCATTCGAATCCGACGCACGACACGCGGACGGAACTCCATCTCGACGCTCCGCATGAGTGTCCGCACGGCGATGACGATCCGCGCGACCTTGACGCCGCCCGCGGTCGAACCAGAGCAGCCGCCGACGATCATCAAGACGAGGAGCGCCAGTTTCGGGAACGTGGGCCAAACATCGAAGTCGGTCGTCGCGAACCCGGTCGTCGTCATGACGGAAACGACCTGAAAGACGGACGCCCTGACCGTTTCGTGAAGGCTGGCGTGTTCATTGTTCCGAGCGAGTGAGACCGCAATCGCTACGCTCGCGAATGCGAGAATGCACACGAATGCGCGCAACTCGGTGCTGCGGCGCGCAACGACCATGCGACCGCGAGTAACCTGTGCGAGCAGCACGAAGCTCGTGCCTCCGAGGGTCATGAAGAGCACGCATGCCCACTCCAACAGCGGGCTCTCGTAGGCCGCGAGCGAGGCGTTGCGCGTGCTGAAGCCGCCGGTCGAGACCGTCGCGAACATGTGGCAGAGCGAGTCGTAGAGCGACATGCCGCCGACCAGATACGCAAGTGTGCACGCTACCGAGAGTCCGAGATAGACCCACCAGAGTTGCAGCACGGCCGATTGCACGCGGCCCTGTTCGAAGTCCGCAGTCGAACCCGAGGCCTCGTGGGAGTAGAGGATCTTCGCACCCGCTCCGAGGAAGCTCAGGATGGCGACAAAGAACACGACCACGCCCATTCCACCGAGCCACTGGCTCGCTGCGCGCCAGAAGAGCAGGCTCCGCGGCATCGTTTCCACATCGGCGTAGACGGAGGCACCCGTGGTGGTGAGACCCGACGCGGACTCGAAGAAGCCGTCCAC from Opitutales bacterium ASA1 encodes the following:
- a CDS encoding GNVR domain-containing protein; the encoded protein is MIMNPSDKDPNDSAKGIGPAESGTFKNSGRGRGGEEAAASPTIVVQQSGDFDDGLSAADIRNRVKTGMAIVWRYWPVGAALGLLLTSGFVWYMMRQPVMYEAVTTVLAKSPLEKMIIEASQNSTGEMGENTLKNHISVMTSRSFVNRLAEAFTPEEKAAILEPYLAEPEVPDVASVIGSTVEAKRERGREFFTITALHQKEDVALLLSDRFVSEYQKVILDEVLAARRNATLYLRQRADELTREIKALEDERREYREKYNLITVEENQGIFTERQKRMNLALADVQMERFRLESSIAAAETDLARTPTPFDNPHLSVFGNNQALRMEVERLRNERETLSAQFGPNHPTMREANRAVESAQALLEAGFRLGYEDLKSKLQLAIAAEQQLNQEINAIFAQSLELDKMAGGFKRLTEEISAKQLAQTDLLRKISREEVNADVPTDTLRIVDAAYLTGKNTSRLLLMIAGGIFLFGGCLVAVPLGLYAITDRVTGSMDFENEFKLGLLGVVPRLGSTPEADRPHIVRDNVDLEHVESFLSLAAQMDISSDVAYPKRVLVTSTVPGEGKSMIASNLASTFTRYGRKTVLVDFDFRRPVQQEIHDVQDDRGFLTWAAADCPMGADLLDPAGPLGLVVLPDGTSLIPTGGVHVQPGRFLVAKATIQLLERLSSEFDVVVVDSPPAGLFQDALILARYCQETVLVVREGRPHIAQIRKVLADLAHMPTRMAGFVLNGFSPRTTHPSVAYRYASYGKYAYGYNGRYRQKSDRKEAALAGEPGSHGKS
- a CDS encoding deoxyhypusine synthase family protein — protein: MRVELRKGFALARGVRLPLPCIMKKSKKSIAPSVNRGPVSRFIENNYRHFNSAALVDAAKGYEAHLDKGGKMLVTLAGAMSTAELGISLAEMIRRDKVHGIVCTGANLEEDVFNLVAHDFYERVPHYRDLTPADEEALLARHMNRVTDTCIPEMEAMRRIEAVVLDEWVKADRAGERWFPHEFMYKILRGGKLRRSYQIDPKNSWMLAAAEKNLPMWVPGWEDATLGNMYAGHCISGDVKNVHTVRTGIEYMTTLAEWYTANARLLNTRKKDGIGSIGFFQIGGGIAGDFPICVVPMLHQDLQRTNVPLWGYFCQISDSTTSYGSYSGAVPNEKITWGKLGVNTPKFVVESDATIVAPLIFAWLLGL
- a CDS encoding 3-deoxy-D-manno-octulosonic acid transferase, with translation MLQSRVIWFYRLVFVPVLLVMLPAVLHRMIRRGGLWKNLTQRFGCGPVLGPPPEGAKRIWIHAVSVGEVLAVGPLLEALSRQSAIELHLTTTTTTGYAVGLQRYAKLGVGMGYFPLDFWPFSVRAWKRIRPDLMVLTESELWPEHLRQARIRGVPVVLVNARISDRSLRRLRKIRWLVRALIPPFRAITAASEIDAARLREIGLPSESIEAVGNLKLDVAVAPPVDACATASLREELGVPDGLLLMGSSTWPGEEVALVRALRRIRTDGVNCRLLIVPRHAERRQEIREVLGAAGVRFHMRTAGTAPESVDVCVADTTGEMVRLLPLADLVFVGRSLPPNEGGQTPVESAALGRPILFGPRMTNFRAIAEGLVATGAARLVEDADDLAEAASSLMRNAETRDRMALAGLSWHRANKGALDRVVRILMREMGRP
- the lexA gene encoding transcriptional repressor LexA, with the translated sequence MFELTPRQKEILEFVRHHHASEGFWPSIRDVQRHFQFKSTNAVIGHLRALERKGAIERAPGQARAFRTAGIDATNRVAGAEDVIDVPVFGSIAAGFPDGVESGDAVDRLQVNVGVLDRKRLPDTFALRVRGESMLDAGINDGDTVVVERRTPKEGEIVVALIDGQSTLKRLTTSPDGLPVLRSENRAFPSLYPLRELIVQGVATALVRRL
- a CDS encoding ferredoxin; its protein translation is MADKSQKWPENVTGKFYVDNQCIDCDLCRETAPDFFSRNEDGGYSFVSKQPLTDDDANLCMEALEGCPVEAIGNDGDE
- a CDS encoding TrkH family potassium uptake protein; this encodes MNYRIVSRLLAVIVLTLGLAFLLCAGVGLLAVPSEAESEAAVRFAFCAASALALSGILFVSSRGAVPRLFRKEALCVIGAGWILASAVGAVPYALIDTEMSLVDGFFESASGLTTTGASVYADVETMPRSLLFWRAASQWLGGMGVVVFFVAILSFLGAGAKILYSHEASGSTADFEQGRVQSAVLQLWWVYLGLSVACTLAYLVGGMSLYDSLCHMFATVSTGGFSTRNASLAAYESPLLEWACVLFMTLGGTSFVLLAQVTRGRMVVARRSTELRAFVCILAFASVAIAVSLARNNEHASLHETVRASVFQVVSVMTTTGFATTDFDVWPTFPKLALLVLMIVGGCSGSTAGGVKVARIVIAVRTLMRSVEMEFRPRVVRRIRMNGRPIEQDNLSEVVMFLVLVGVLCMCAIPLAALFEPNLSLEGTVGAVFASLFNIGPGFGELGPTANYGALHDYTKVFLALLMIMGRLELYAVLVLFWPTFWRRFR